The following is a genomic window from Shewanella avicenniae.
TGGTGATACCGTTCAGAACTGGTAGCACGTAGTAAGGGTCTTGCACTGACAAGTCTTGGATCCACAAAACAAATGGTGCATGACGCAGTTCAACGCTTTCCATCAATACCCAATACAACGCTAGGAAAATAGGCATCTGCAGGAAGATCGGTAAACAACCGCCCATTGGGTTTACTTTCTCTTTGCGGTACATCTCCATGGTGGCTTGACCCATTTTTTGGCGATCATCACCAAAACGCTCTTTCAGCTCTTGGATCTTTGGTGCCAGATTGCGCATCTTCGCCATTGAGGTGTATTGCGCTTTGGTCAGTGGATACAAAATACCACGCACGGTCAGGGTGATCAGAATGATCGACAAACCCCAGTTACCGATAAAGGAGTGGAAGATCATCAACAGCTTGTAGATAGGTACGGCCAACCACCACAACACACCATAATCCACAACGAGGTTCAGCGAATCAGACAGTTCTGACAATGCTGCTTGGTCTTTCGGACCCACATAGAAATCGGCACCAAAGGTTTTACTTTCGCCCGGCGCGACAATATGTGAAGCACCACGGAAACCGATGTTGGCATCTTTACCATTACTCACACTCGAGTACATGATGTTTTGTTCATCGGCTGCTGGCACCCAAGCTGACACAAAGTAGTGCTGTAGCATGGCGACCCAACCACCTTCGGTGGTTTTTTGCAGGTTCTTTTCCTGCATCTCGTCGAAATCGTATTTTTCGTAACGTGTATCTGCCGTTGAGAATGCGCCACCACGGTAAGTCGGCATCATCATATGGCTATCAGATGGTTTGATAGTCTGTTTGATTTGACCGTACATCTGCACTTGCAATGGCTCGGCAGAAG
Proteins encoded in this region:
- the yidC gene encoding membrane protein insertase YidC, which translates into the protein MESQRNILLIALLLVSYMIWNQWEADHAPQPAVTASTVATSSQETALNDVPVADDNAADVPQTQVVASKELIRVKTDQLDVEINPVGGDIVHAALVTHKLELNENDPFVLLERKADFTYIAQSGLIGKNGIDSGKGRAAYAAEQQQYQLADGQEKLEVPLTYVAPNGVTYTKVFTFTKGKFDVRVDYRVNNTSAEPLQVQMYGQIKQTIKPSDSHMMMPTYRGGAFSTADTRYEKYDFDEMQEKNLQKTTEGGWVAMLQHYFVSAWVPAADEQNIMYSSVSNGKDANIGFRGASHIVAPGESKTFGADFYVGPKDQAALSELSDSLNLVVDYGVLWWLAVPIYKLLMIFHSFIGNWGLSIILITLTVRGILYPLTKAQYTSMAKMRNLAPKIQELKERFGDDRQKMGQATMEMYRKEKVNPMGGCLPIFLQMPIFLALYWVLMESVELRHAPFVLWIQDLSVQDPYYVLPVLNGITMYIMQKLQPMSPNMDPMQAKMMQWMPVIFAVFFMWFPAGLVLYWLMGNIVAIIQQKIIYASLEKKGLK